In Haliotis asinina isolate JCU_RB_2024 chromosome 11, JCU_Hal_asi_v2, whole genome shotgun sequence, the genomic stretch TGAAGCCCGATCCGGTTCCACCGCCGAAGCTGTGGAAGATGAGGAAGCCTTGAAGACCTTTACACTGTTCGGCCAGCTTCTGTATCTTCTCCAGGACCAGGTCAATCATCTCCTTGCCGATGGTGTAGTGACCACGAGCGTAGTTGTTGGCGGCGTCCTCCTTGCCTGTGATTAACTGGTTTGGGTGGAACAGCTGCCGGTAGGTGCCGGTACGGACCTCATCTGTTGAAAAACATGAGGATAGAAGTAATCATGGTTATAATCGCTTTATATTTCGACACAATAAAATAaatgtatgtaattataatgACAATATACCTTATCTGAAATCTCCCCACATTCTAAACACGTCACGTACCGACAACAGTGGGTTCCAGGTCGACGAAGATGGCCCTTGGTACATGCTTCCCTGTTTCAGTCTCGCTGAAGAAGGTGTTGAAGGAGTCGTCTCCATAACCAATCGTCTTGTCAGAGGGCATCTGACCATCAGGCTGTATGCCATGCTCCAGACAATACAACTCCCAGCATGCATTGCCCATCTGGACTCCGGCCTGACCGACGTGGATCGAGATACATTCCCTCTGGAAACATAAGTAAGGTTGACATTTAGAACTTGTATGAAAACAGGTTCGTAGAGCAGGTATGTGGTGGTTTTGTTCGAGATACATTCCCTCTGAAGATGAAATACTACTGTAATACGAGGCTTTGGGGAAGTGAATGGTAATCAGTAATCAGTAATCAGTAATTGTTACCAGCCTGAAAGCGACAGAGGTTTTGTAGCGTAAACCAGTATTAAACGATTCTCTGTTGGTGCTGACAAGTTTGAATCTGTGAGCTGTGAAATCTCTGAACGAGTACTGAATCAGACTATTCTCTCcgataatctattccgactaaAGGTGAATGGTTGCAAGATTGATGATAAAGTATACAGATTTCTCGCCTAAAATACCTTTACAATATCATATTGTATAAAAAACATTATTGCATATCCAGTGACGCTGTTTGCTAGGAGAACTTTCTTTTGTtaaaataaatgagtgagtttagtcttacgccgcacacagcaatattccagctatatggcggtggtctgcatgagcattgatctacgcaattgggatacgatgacatgtgtcaaccaagtcccgttagtcgcatcttacgacaagcatgtttattgaagatcaattctaactcggaccttcacgtgtcttACATTACAACCACAAGGTCACTAATAACTGACCTACTGCAGCGATGAATAAGCTCGCTCGCTCGTTTGTACAACTGAAATAGGGTTGTTTGAACCCAACCAAATCAGTTTCCAAGCAAAGTACACGTGTGTGTTTTAATGCTCGACTTAGTCATCTTTCACtcaaatgtatgttttttcTAGTTTTTAATAAACGGATGTGCGAGAGCCTAGAGATTCCCTAACATATCAACGACAAAAGCGTAGGTGTTGTCCAACAAATCACGCGTCGATGTAGATCCCTCTCTCAGACGTCCCTCAATGTCTGACAATCGATATATCGTCAACGAACTGTCAACTTGTCCTAGTTATCTCCATATAGACTTCCATACTGGGAAGTGGTGATGTTATCATTTTATCAGGGTGTGGAGAGTGTTGGTGCAATACAAACAGAAGCAATGTGAGTTCATTGTCGTTGATTGTCACGAATCGTTGGGTGTCAGCTACACGTAGCAAATGGATTAAGTTAACATGGTATAATCTCTTCATTTGTGTACCTACAGATTACCTGCATTTTAATGTTGCTACCTCACCTACTATCAGTCTCACCAGTCAGCATGTTGTTGATAGTACGGCATTGTTTTAATCGATGAATATCTGCTAGAATACTACGGAATTCTGTCCTGTCACTTACGTAGCAATCACTTCCTTCCAATGCTCAGCAACTATTTCTTAATACATCCAATGCCTATTAGTATAAACTTCTCAATACTAGCTTATTTATTCAGCACTAGTAACCTTTCCTAAATTTTAGCCTATTCAGTGAGTGCTATTAACCTCTTCTAAACCCTCACCTATTCATTGAGGGCTAGTAACCTTTTCTACATCCTCGCCTATTAACAGAGTGCTAGTAACCTCTTCCCAAACCTAACCTATTAATCGCGTGTTACCATCCATTGTCAGTACTAGCCTACTCACTGAGTACTATTATATACCTCTTAATCTTAGCCTATTCATTGACAGCTAGTATTCAGTTCCAAATCCTAACCAATTCATCTAATGCTAGTGACCTCTTCTAAATCCTAGCCTATCTTATTCAATGCTACTATCCACTCTCAGTCCTAGCCTATTCATTGGGTGCCAAAATAAACTTCTCCTTCCTAGCCTATTCAGTGAGTACTAGTATCTACTTCTCAGTCCTTGTCTGTTCATTGAGTACTGGTAATTAAATCCTAGCCTATTTACATTGTCAACACCCAGTTCTAAAaccatgtttcattttttaacagAGGTAAACATGGCCAATCACAATAAACTCACCCACCACGTGCACGGCAAAATGACATAACAAATGTTGTAGTATCCatgtttttttgtgaaagttACACATCATACTTAGAAAGTCCACTTACATATCTATCGCTGTATGGATCAGTTCTCTAGTGACACaagtcggtggggtagcctagtggctaaagcctCACACCGAACACCCCTGTTCGGTCGCAaacgtgtacaatgtgtgaagcccatttctggtgcccccccccccccccccccttcatgttttctgggatattgctaaaagcggcgtaacaccaAATTCCAGCAGCCATTATGTCTAATATTCAAAAGAAAAGCCATTATATGCTGTCATTACGCACTATGATAAGGGCGACACCTATCCGTCAAATGTGGTTTAGAATGTCTCAGATACTTCACACGTCTCTGGGACGGGTGGCAATCCGACCGTCATAGGAAATTGATATACTCAGTCAATGAGTATGTATAGTGCAGGCGAGCTCATGTGAAGATAATGTATTTATCCATCCAGTAGGGCTAGTGCTTATATGAAGGAAAGAATTATAGTTACATGTACTATCTGAACAAGTTCCACATCGCGGAAGCGTCGAACTAAGATCAGGAAACAGCTAATAGCTGTCATAACGCATTATGTAGTATCAGATATACTTGAATATACGCGTTAATTAACACAACTGATCGCATATCGAAATGCCGAGCTAAAAGGATAAAATTCATCAGTTTCGATTCCTGACAGTGTTATTTGGAAGTTGATATTTTCGACCGAAGACCGCTTAATAATGAACCATTGAAAATACTTCCTTCACATACCCACTACTATGTCAACTACCGAGAGCTTTCAGAAACCATTATTACATGGATGAATGATAAGAAAAACTTTGGTACTTACCATTTTGCCAGGTTTAAAATAAGCCCAAGGTTCCGTGTAGTATGGTTGACTGTGTGTCTGAAAATGATGAGTGGCAGATATCTGGATGTATCTCGCTAGGTATATTTTGTAGTCCACCGCAGCAACGCCAATATTTTTACATGTCACCCTAACGACTTAATGGCGCTCTTGGAGCATCATTGTCCATCCGCTATTTCTTTCGAAGGGCGttctgttgtcatggaaacgagAATTTACTGGTAACCAATGGCAACCGCCCACATCGATAATTCCGTACAGTCAAGCCACTAGTGTCAATATCCCCATTAATTTGCAGTCCAGAGCCTAATGgaactgtacagtctgtttgtcCCTGCATTCCCTCAGCATGGGTCTTTTAAAGCTGGGATGAATTTCTATTACCGATGAATAGGGACAGTGATAACTGTAACAGTATTACAAATTACGAGTGTTCAATAATAGATAAAGCATGATAACTGTAGTTGTTGTTATTCCCACGATGGGCAGGACAACTTTGTGTGATGAGCTtggggaccgttcataatttatggctgcgGGTGGGATACAGATGAGGATGATTTTCATGCAGAAGCATGCATTAAGTGAATGATGCACTAAACATTATGATGTAGTTTAGCGTAAAAAGGGACAAGTAGGATTTGTTGGCTTTGATATGTTGATATTGTATACGGGCTCATTGGCAATGGCCTCTAAGTCAAGAGCTCAACCACAGCAAAGAAGGTGACTAGTCCACGCCATAATGTAACTTAACATATCTTTCAAACACACAAACGCACCAAAGAAACTTGGTACAGTGAAAGGCTGAGTCAATTTCATATGGGCCCTCGCTTGGTTAATCAAACCACCCCCTCTCCCATAAATAAatacagtgtgagtgagtgataaataagagtgagtgagtgaattggtgtttacgccacttttagctatattccatcaacatcacggTGGGAACACCATATTGGGCCAACTGTTTTGTGTGAGGGTCAATACGCTGAAATCCATGTTTCATCCAACCACAACACCAGAACAACATGAAAGGATGAAATCAGCATAAACATCTGTGGCTATGATCAATGTGAGAGTATGTGTTCTGCTCTGAGCCCAAGGTGCCCTTAAGTCTGCATTTGTATTCAACCCAAGGTACTCACAGGTCTTCAACTAGAAGGTCAGTAATTCCACCCTTAAGAAAACTGACAGATCCTGATTTTCTGCCTTGTTACGCTTGAGGTGAAGAATGCTACATTTGTCgtgacaaaacattttcatgggGAAGGAGTCTTCCTTCAGTGTGAAATCTCCCTTAACATAGAGTCGCTATGCAATATTCGTCTTATAGAACACCGTTTGTACATAACAAGTTGAGTCAGCCTACAATTTATTAAACAAGCAACCTGCAGGAAGTCTAACACGTTCAATACATAAAAATGACCACAATATTTTTAACGTAAGTCCAGAATACGGAGAGGTTAAAATAGTACGTTCTTGCCTCTCATAATCATCGTTTGAACCAATAACGGATCCTTGCAACCCCAACAGCCTTTTGTGACTCCTGGACCTGCTCCACGTAAAGATCTTTGGAAGTTCAATAAAATGTGATGTGGAGACACCTGCGAACTTCAGACCTGTACACCAGGGATATATCTGCCTGTGTATTCAGACATGTAAGTTCTTTAATCAGTTTAAATCACCTTTCTCTCTGAGAAGTGCTGTTCGAACTTTGCACAGGCAAATATATACCCTGTACCCATGAAGGAAAATGGAGTACTGTTTTGGTAGAAGGGAATGGTTTCCAGTACCGGTTCGAATACCACCAGTGTCTTGCGCCGGGTTAGATTTACACTTGTTAATTACTGGTTTCAGGCGATCAGGTGAAGTTAAACACCAAGGAAGTAGCAGTAATGCAACAGAAGTAGCAGCAACattagcagcagtagcagtagcagtaacagtagcagtagccGTAGCAGAGGTAGGCGTGGTGATAGTAACAGTAGTGGATGTAGAAGCAGAGTAGCTACAGTGACAATgatagcagtagcagtagcaccACCAACAGCCGTTACGGCAGTAACTGCCACAACTGTAgcaatagtagcagcagtagtagtagcaccaCTAGCAGCTGTTACGGTAGTAACTGCCACAACTTTAGCAATaccagcaacagcagtagcagcagcaccaCCAGCAGTAACTGCCACAACTGTAGCAAtactagcagcagcagtagcagcagcaccaCACAGCAGTAACTGCCACAACTGTAGCAAtactagcagcagcagtagtagcagcaccaCCAGCAGTAACTGCCACAACTGTAGCAAtactagcagcagcagtagtagcagcaccaCCAGCAGTAACTGCCACAACTGTAGCAAtactagcagcagcagtagtagcaccACCACCAACAGTAACTGCCACAACTTTAGCAAtactagcagcagcagtagtagcagcaccaCCAACAGTAACTGCCACAACTGTAGCAATAtgagcagcagcagtagtagcaccACCACCAACAGTAACTGCCACAACTGTAGCAAtactagcagcagcagtagtagcagcaccaCCAGCAGTAACTGCCACAACTGTAGCAATAtgagcagcagcagtagtagcagcaccaCCAACAGTAACTGCCACAACTGTAGCAAtactagcagcagcagtagtagcagcaccaCCAGCAGTAACTGCCACAACTGTAGCAAtactagcagcagcagtagtagcagcaccaCCAACAGTAACTGCCACAACTGTAGCAAtactagcagcagcagtagtagcagcaccaCCAACAGTAACTGCCACAACTTTAGCAAtactagcagcagcagtagtagcagcaccaCCAACAGTAACTGCCACAACTGTAGCAATATGAGCAGCAGTATTAACTGTAGAAGTAGTAGCACAGTAGCTGCGGTGACAatgacagcagcagcagtagcaccACCAGCAGCTGTTACGGTAGTAACTGTCCCAactgtagcagtagtagcagcagtagcagcagtagctgTAATGGCAGCAGGAGTAGTGCAGTAGCACTAGGGATGTTTATAGTCACTTTACTCGCAAATTAATGCTTCAATACTACTGATGTCCCCCTCCCTATCCCTCGTCCCTATTCACTACAGACATCTGTCACCATGAGACCCCCGAACCTAACTACacatgcatgtcatacatataacTGACGTACTGCCACTGGCGCTGAGGAGTTCTTGAATTGCCTGATGTCACAGCTGTGGGCTGGATGTCAGTGAATATTCAGTTGAGCAGCACACAGCTTAACCTCGTGTCTGTAGGAAGGCATTCCTCACGTTATGATCGTTGAATATACGAACGTTGCAGCCATACTAATGTTTGAGAAGATCGTTTCTCATAGCTAGAACCTTCTCCGTTGTGCCCCTTCGTACCGTACACCCTTGGCCTTCTCCACTGTCCCTTTGTTCTTTGTGCCTTACACATTTGCCCTTCTCCACTGTCCCTTTGTTCTTTGTGCCTTCCACATTTGCCCTTCTCCACTGTCCCTTTGTTCTTTGTGCCTTACACATTTGCCCTTCTGCATTATGCCCCTTTGTCAATTGTGCCTTACACATTTGTCTTTCTCCATTGTCCTTTGTACCGTATACCTCTGCCCTTCTCCGTTGTGCTCCTTTGTCGCGTGTACTGTCCTTTACCTCGTACCTGCAATGATGACAGCTTGTATGAGTACATATCATAAGCATTATAGTGATGTACTACTAATTTGTGCGTTAGAAAAGGTGAAATGAATGAGTTCAACAAAGTAATGTTGTCTGGCAGATAACTCATAGGACTCAGCAACGCCAAAGCACCTGTTGACATCGCTAATGTGCACAACGTTTTACAACAATGGTCACTTATATAACGCCTTGGGTATTTGCAAAACAGCTGTATCCATAAGAATGAATCGGCGTCGTAGATACCGTGTCCCATCCTTCaagaaacacatacaaaacattGCATATGTAAAACCGCTAAGCCGTGACACCAGCACACTATTCATCAACCacacagaatatatatttaatcaTATACGTTCATGTCTCAGTATAACGCGATAGTCACGATCATTTCACGATAGTTTTCAAAGGTAAATCAATGGACAATACTACTCAGTGGAAACTTCATGAAAgggctttggaaatgttagGGATAAACGTATGAGGGCCGAACTTGCTATCCCGTCATGCAATGTGCTTCTCTCTGAACAGAGTCTGCGCATGTCAGTTGTACATCATTTCTCTCATATCAGCATCCTAGAAAGCTGTGTGAGGTCTGCGCTTCCATTGTATCAAGTTTAACTAAGTCTTCCTGGCGGTTCCATCACTTCACAATGGTGAGTACTGCATTTTGCAAGTATAAACATATGCgcatattttcatgtttcattgttttataACAAACTGTTGAAGAAACTGATTAACTTCTTcttttaagaaatatatttcagctTCTGTCGCTATAACATATTTGATAGGTGCACAGCTGCATCAGAGTGCAATGCTGTTTCACTTAGTTCGTAAATAAGGTGACTTTTGTTGTTCTTAGCTCTCATGATTTAAAAGTACCCCAGTTTGTTTCCATATCGATTTTCTGTAGGTATGAATCATATTGACAACATCTGCAACACCTGTGAATATACGCCTATATAATATTGATCATGTACAAGCACATTGTAGCTGTACACATAAATGCATATTGGAGGTTGCCTGAATCATTGACAGCTTGTATGTCCAAGTCTATAGTACGATACGATCGGAATGTCGAACACTACCACATCCTGGTTGTAACAATATATTCAGTCCGGTTTCTTTGACGTAACCTAGTGGTCACATAGATACTTTCTTTGTTGAAACCCctcacaccccccccccccccccccccccaaagtACATCACACTGAGACACTGATTTctcaaatttatttcaacaaaAGTATTTTATTCAACAACAAAACTCAGTAAAATCAATTTCAACTGACTCTGGtttacgtgagtgagtttacaccGCTGTCAATAGTATTTGGGTCAGTTTATAGCGCACTGGCTTTGTGTGAGACCAAAGAAAGTCACGTAAGGTAATGTGCCGGGATCCGAATCAGGAAGAATTAATGGTTTGACACTATGATCATCAGATCCTACCACGGTCAAGGGAGCTCGTATATGGGTAGGGAGAATGTCCTCTAACAGTTTTACCCAGTTTTACCTGCTCGTAAAGTAGTGAGAATATGAAAAATGATAAACGTGTTTCATCTTTGATACGAAATCATGCACGAACATGCTT encodes the following:
- the LOC137255356 gene encoding uncharacterized protein → MIAVAVAPPTAVTAVTATTVAIVAAVVVAPLAAVTVVTATTLAIPATAVAAAPPAVTATTVAILAAAVAAAPHSSNCHNCSNTSSSSSSSTTSSNCHNCSNTSSSSSSSTTSSNCHNCSNTSSSSSSTTTNSNCHNFSNTSSSSSSSTTNSNCHNCSNMSSSSSSTTTNSNCHNCSNTSSSSSSSTTSSNCHNCSNMSSSSSSSTTNSNCHNCSNTSSSSSSSTTSSNCHNCSNTSSSSSSSTTNSNCHNCSNTSSSSSSSTTNSNCHNFSNTSSSSSSSTTNSNCHNCSNMSSSINCRSSSTVAAVTMTAAAVAPPAAVTVVTVPTVAVVAAVAAVAVMAAGVVQ